A stretch of the Agromyces larvae genome encodes the following:
- a CDS encoding sugar phosphate isomerase/epimerase family protein yields the protein MVHPTVSLQLYSVRDALEADPAGTIDRVAALGFTAVESGFKALTAHPELVDAIHRNALATPTMTSPLFRVADREPVWALAKRLGAHTVVETFIPEAHWTSADDVDAIAAELNASASEASAHDLRVGYHNHWWELETRFDGVQAMELLIDRLDPAVILEIDAYWVAVGGEDAVAFVARHADRIRYLHLKDGPIDRENAHQRPAGTGAMPLRELIAAAASLEGVVVEFDAYDGDVFAASEQSRVHLTSLVEAIEVRA from the coding sequence GTGGTCCATCCAACCGTCTCCCTGCAGCTCTACAGCGTGCGCGACGCGCTCGAGGCCGACCCGGCCGGCACAATCGACCGGGTCGCCGCGCTCGGATTCACCGCGGTCGAGTCGGGCTTCAAGGCGCTCACGGCGCATCCCGAGCTCGTCGACGCGATCCATCGCAACGCGCTCGCGACGCCGACCATGACCTCGCCCCTCTTCCGGGTCGCCGACCGCGAGCCCGTCTGGGCGCTCGCGAAGCGGCTCGGCGCGCACACGGTCGTCGAGACCTTCATTCCCGAAGCGCACTGGACGAGCGCCGACGACGTCGACGCCATCGCGGCCGAGCTCAACGCGTCAGCGTCCGAGGCATCCGCCCATGACCTTCGCGTCGGCTACCACAACCACTGGTGGGAGCTCGAGACGCGCTTCGACGGCGTGCAGGCCATGGAGCTGCTGATCGACCGGCTCGACCCCGCCGTGATCCTCGAGATCGACGCGTACTGGGTCGCCGTCGGCGGCGAGGACGCGGTCGCGTTCGTCGCCCGCCACGCCGACCGCATCCGCTACCTGCACCTGAAAGACGGTCCGATCGACCGCGAGAACGCGCACCAGCGACCCGCCGGCACCGGCGCGATGCCGCTGCGCGAGCTCATCGCCGCCGCCGCCTCGCTCGAAGGCGTCGTCGTCGAGTTCGACGCCTACGACGGCGACGTGTTCGCCGCATCCGAGCAGAGCCGGGTGCACCTCACCTCGCTCGTCGAGGCGATCGAGGTGCGCGCGTGA
- a CDS encoding MFS transporter: MTAPGDAPPGATEPIPVVGDPIRLRDTFAALRVFNYRLYFIAQVFANTGGWMQRVAIDWLVLELTGDVALVGLTVSLQFAPSLLFGAWAGVVSDRFPRRRVLIATQSVGVIVNAMLATLVLTGTVQTWQVLVAAGVLGTSIAIDAPSRAAFITEMVGPGRLRNAISLNAGVFHLGGLVGPAVSGAMIVVIGSGWSIAVNACTAAVAVSALLVMRRGELRPAPRAVRARGQIREAIRYAASKPTIRWPIVLLAFVSVFGMNLPVLLAAAADDRYATGAAGYGLYSSLAALGAFAGALASARRRTVRLRGLVAAAAVYGLVTAFAGVAPWYGAFLAALVGLGVARLLFATGAEAMTQLSTNLAIRGRVMSFYLMVLLGGQAVGGVLIGWICERFGPQTGFVVAGAVPAIAALVIGFGLARSRDLRVVFDLRRWRSPLRIEPRRR, from the coding sequence ATGACCGCGCCCGGCGACGCGCCACCCGGTGCGACCGAGCCCATCCCCGTGGTCGGCGATCCGATCCGGCTGCGCGACACGTTCGCGGCCCTGCGCGTGTTCAACTACCGGCTCTACTTCATCGCCCAGGTCTTCGCGAACACCGGCGGCTGGATGCAACGGGTCGCGATCGACTGGCTCGTGCTCGAGCTCACCGGCGACGTCGCCCTCGTCGGACTCACCGTGAGCCTGCAGTTCGCGCCGAGCCTGCTGTTCGGAGCCTGGGCCGGGGTCGTCTCCGACCGGTTCCCGAGGCGCCGCGTGCTCATCGCGACGCAATCGGTCGGCGTGATCGTGAACGCGATGCTCGCGACGCTCGTGCTGACCGGCACGGTGCAGACCTGGCAGGTGCTCGTCGCCGCGGGCGTGCTCGGCACCTCGATCGCGATCGACGCGCCGAGTCGAGCCGCCTTCATCACCGAGATGGTCGGGCCGGGCCGGCTGCGCAACGCGATCAGCCTGAACGCCGGCGTGTTCCACCTCGGCGGGCTGGTCGGCCCGGCGGTCAGCGGCGCCATGATCGTCGTGATCGGCTCGGGGTGGTCGATCGCGGTCAACGCGTGCACCGCGGCCGTCGCCGTGTCGGCACTGCTCGTGATGCGGCGCGGCGAGCTCCGGCCCGCGCCGCGGGCCGTCCGGGCGCGCGGCCAGATCCGCGAGGCGATCCGGTACGCGGCGTCGAAGCCCACCATCCGCTGGCCGATCGTGCTGCTCGCGTTCGTCTCGGTGTTCGGCATGAACCTGCCGGTGCTGCTCGCCGCGGCCGCCGACGACCGCTACGCGACCGGCGCCGCGGGCTACGGGCTGTACAGCTCGCTCGCCGCGCTCGGCGCCTTCGCGGGGGCGCTCGCCTCGGCCAGGCGCCGAACCGTGCGGCTCCGGGGACTCGTGGCCGCCGCGGCCGTGTACGGGCTCGTCACCGCGTTCGCGGGCGTCGCGCCCTGGTACGGCGCGTTCCTCGCCGCCCTCGTGGGCCTCGGCGTCGCGCGGCTGCTGTTCGCGACCGGCGCCGAGGCGATGACGCAGCTGTCGACCAACCTCGCCATCCGCGGGCGGGTGATGTCGTTCTACCTCATGGTGCTGCTCGGCGGGCAGGCCGTCGGCGGCGTGCTGATCGGCTGGATCTGCGAGCGGTTCGGCCCGCAGACCGGCTTCGTGGTCGCGGGTGCCGTGCCCGCGATCGCGGCGCTGGTGATCGGGTTCGGGCTCGCACGGTCGCGCGACCTGCGGGTCGTGTTCGACCTGCGGCGGTGGCGCAGCCCGTTGCGGATCGAGCCGCGGCGGCGCTGA
- the uxaC gene encoding glucuronate isomerase: MTSLHPHPDRLLPADPAVRAVARRLYDEVASAPILSPHGHVDARMLLDDEPFDDAANLLVTPDHYVTRLLHAHGVTLDRLGLRRDGGPADPREVWRTFCAHWDAFLATPVRFWLETQLHDLFEVDVQPSTETADAIFDQLADRLARPAYRPRALFERFGIEVLATTDDPADDLSAHRALAADPSFRGRVVPTFRPDRYLDPAAPGWANGLDRLAASADVDAGTYAGLLDALRARRAAFAAAGGTATDTGVPDAGCEPLDAADAERIHREGLAGTVSAADAVAYRRDLLFRLAEMSADDGLVMQLHAGVIRNHHRPTLASYGPDTGHDLPDVGGYTRPLRPILERFGTSETFRIVLFTTDESLFSREIGPLAGFYPSVFAGAPWWFLDSPAAIARYRAAVTDSAGVGKTSGFIDDTRAFCSIPARHDMSRRADAAWLARLVTTHQLSEDEAAGIARRLVDEIPRSAFRLG, from the coding sequence ATGACCTCGCTGCATCCCCACCCCGACCGCCTGCTGCCGGCCGACCCGGCCGTGCGAGCCGTCGCCCGCCGCCTGTACGACGAGGTCGCGTCGGCGCCGATCCTCTCGCCGCACGGGCACGTCGACGCGCGCATGCTGCTCGACGACGAGCCCTTCGACGACGCGGCGAATCTGCTCGTCACCCCCGACCACTACGTCACCCGGCTGCTGCACGCCCACGGCGTGACGCTCGACCGGCTCGGGCTGCGCCGCGACGGCGGCCCGGCCGACCCGCGCGAGGTGTGGCGCACGTTCTGCGCGCACTGGGACGCGTTCCTCGCGACGCCCGTGCGGTTCTGGCTCGAGACGCAGCTGCACGACCTGTTCGAGGTCGACGTGCAGCCGTCGACCGAGACGGCCGACGCGATCTTCGACCAGCTCGCCGATCGACTGGCGCGGCCCGCGTACCGCCCGAGGGCGCTGTTCGAGCGGTTCGGCATCGAGGTGCTCGCGACCACCGACGACCCGGCCGACGACCTCTCGGCGCACCGCGCGCTCGCGGCCGACCCGTCGTTCCGCGGGCGGGTCGTGCCGACGTTCCGCCCCGACCGGTACCTCGACCCGGCGGCGCCCGGCTGGGCGAACGGGCTCGATCGGCTCGCGGCATCCGCCGATGTCGACGCCGGCACGTACGCCGGCCTGCTCGACGCGCTGCGCGCCCGCCGGGCCGCGTTCGCCGCGGCGGGCGGCACCGCGACCGATACGGGCGTGCCCGACGCCGGTTGCGAGCCGCTCGACGCGGCCGACGCGGAGCGCATCCACCGCGAGGGACTCGCCGGGACCGTGAGCGCCGCCGACGCGGTCGCGTACCGGCGCGACCTGCTGTTCCGGCTTGCCGAGATGAGCGCCGACGACGGCCTCGTGATGCAGCTGCACGCCGGCGTGATCCGCAACCACCACCGGCCGACGCTCGCCTCCTACGGACCCGACACGGGCCACGACCTGCCCGACGTCGGCGGATACACGCGGCCGCTGCGGCCGATCCTCGAGCGGTTCGGCACCTCCGAGACCTTCCGCATCGTGCTGTTCACGACCGACGAGTCGCTGTTCAGCCGCGAGATCGGCCCGCTCGCCGGGTTCTACCCGAGCGTGTTCGCGGGCGCTCCGTGGTGGTTCCTCGACTCCCCCGCGGCCATCGCGCGCTACCGCGCGGCCGTGACCGACAGCGCGGGCGTCGGCAAGACGAGCGGGTTCATCGACGACACGCGGGCGTTCTGCTCGATCCCCGCCAGGCACGACATGTCCAGGCGCGCGGATGCCGCGTGGCTGGCCCGGCTCGTCACGACGCACCAGCTCAGCGAGGACGAGGCGGCCGGCATCGCCCGTCGGCTCGTCGACGAGATCCCCCGCTCGGCCTTCCGGCTCGGCTGA
- a CDS encoding four-carbon acid sugar kinase family protein, translated as MIGEVAVTGAAVMTGTVRELRAARGRVLVVLDDDPTGSQSVHGVPIVTTWLGPELDWALAHPAGAVFVLTNTRSLQPDAAAARMHEVAAAVEASAARVGVGVDLLLRGDSTLRGHHPLEADLLAERARAAGHPYDAVLIAPAYLEAGRITRDDVHLVRSGEVETPVGDTDYARDATFGFRASNLREWVEERTDGVVPARDVVSIGLGDLRRGDAAERVRDLVLGVAGGATIVLNATERADLDTAAAGLLLAEAEGRRVLVRSGPTFVAALLGLDPRVPLSTSELGAAPGRPGLVVVGSHVELTTRQLARLRERRPGLGWVELDVLELAIAQAAADEEVRRATDELGSALEAGDAVISTTRVRRDAGDPAASLAFAGDVSAALVRVVRDAVARRRPGWVIAKGGITSSDIATDALGLTRAEVLGQLFPGMVSVWADRAQGSGLPYVVFAGNVGDDDALADAVERLAAPSTVVE; from the coding sequence GTGATCGGCGAGGTCGCCGTGACCGGTGCGGCCGTCATGACCGGCACGGTGCGCGAGCTCCGCGCCGCGCGCGGCCGGGTGCTCGTGGTGCTCGACGACGACCCGACCGGCAGCCAGTCGGTGCACGGCGTGCCGATCGTGACGACCTGGCTCGGCCCCGAGCTGGACTGGGCGCTCGCGCACCCGGCCGGCGCGGTCTTCGTGCTCACGAACACGCGATCGCTGCAACCGGATGCCGCGGCGGCACGCATGCACGAGGTCGCGGCCGCGGTCGAGGCATCCGCCGCTCGCGTCGGCGTGGGAGTCGACCTGCTGCTGCGCGGCGATTCGACGCTGCGCGGGCACCACCCGCTCGAGGCCGACCTGCTGGCCGAACGGGCGCGGGCCGCGGGGCATCCGTACGATGCCGTGCTCATCGCGCCCGCCTACCTGGAAGCCGGCCGCATCACGCGCGACGACGTGCACCTCGTGCGGAGCGGCGAGGTCGAGACGCCCGTCGGCGACACCGACTACGCGCGAGACGCGACGTTCGGGTTCCGCGCGTCGAACCTGCGCGAGTGGGTCGAAGAGCGCACGGATGGTGTGGTGCCGGCGCGCGACGTGGTCTCGATCGGGCTCGGGGATCTGAGGCGAGGCGACGCCGCCGAACGCGTGCGCGACCTGGTGCTGGGCGTGGCCGGAGGGGCGACCATCGTGCTCAACGCGACCGAGCGCGCCGACCTCGACACCGCCGCGGCGGGGCTCCTGCTCGCCGAGGCCGAGGGGCGCCGCGTGCTCGTGCGCAGCGGACCGACGTTCGTCGCGGCGCTGCTCGGCCTGGACCCGCGGGTGCCGCTGTCGACCTCGGAGCTGGGCGCTGCGCCGGGACGGCCGGGGCTCGTGGTGGTCGGCTCGCACGTCGAGCTCACCACCCGTCAGCTCGCCCGGCTGCGCGAGCGGCGTCCGGGGCTCGGATGGGTCGAGCTCGACGTGCTGGAGCTCGCGATCGCGCAGGCGGCGGCCGATGAGGAGGTGCGGCGGGCGACCGACGAGCTCGGCTCCGCCCTCGAGGCCGGCGACGCCGTGATCTCGACGACCCGGGTGCGGCGCGACGCCGGCGATCCCGCGGCGAGCCTCGCGTTCGCGGGTGACGTGTCGGCGGCCCTGGTCCGCGTCGTGCGCGACGCGGTCGCGCGTCGGCGACCCGGCTGGGTGATCGCCAAGGGCGGCATCACGTCGAGCGACATCGCCACCGACGCGCTCGGCCTCACGCGCGCCGAGGTGCTCGGGCAGCTGTTCCCCGGGATGGTCTCGGTGTGGGCCGACCGGGCCCAGGGCTCGGGCCTGCCGTACGTGGTGTTCGCGGGCAACGTCGGCGACGACGACGCGCTCGCCGACGCCGTCGAGCGGCTCGCCGCACCGTCCACGGTGGTCGAGTAG
- a CDS encoding aspartate/glutamate racemase family protein, whose protein sequence is MTKIAVLHTSFVFVKTDPLFDELMQELVPDAEVVHFVDSDVLATVIRDDGISDESTERMVHLAEAAEAAGADLIFSACSSLGPALDVAAQRVSVPVVKVDDAMAHEAAARASRIGVLATVPTTLGPTSDLIAKHAAELGREVTTTPRLAEGAFDILVAGDRARHDELVVAAARALADEVELLVLAQASMSRLAERIEQETGMPVLVSPRLGVGQLAERAHELGS, encoded by the coding sequence ATGACCAAGATCGCGGTGCTGCACACGAGCTTCGTGTTCGTGAAGACCGATCCGCTGTTCGATGAGCTCATGCAGGAGCTCGTGCCCGATGCCGAGGTGGTGCACTTCGTCGACTCCGACGTGCTCGCGACGGTGATCCGCGACGACGGCATCTCCGACGAGAGCACCGAGCGCATGGTGCACCTCGCCGAGGCCGCCGAGGCGGCCGGTGCCGACCTCATCTTCTCGGCCTGCTCGTCGCTCGGGCCCGCGCTCGACGTCGCCGCCCAGCGGGTGAGCGTGCCGGTCGTGAAGGTCGACGACGCGATGGCGCACGAGGCCGCCGCTCGGGCGTCGCGCATCGGCGTGCTCGCGACGGTGCCGACGACGCTCGGCCCGACGTCCGACCTCATCGCGAAGCACGCGGCCGAGCTCGGGCGCGAGGTGACGACGACGCCTCGCCTCGCCGAGGGCGCCTTCGACATCCTCGTGGCCGGCGACCGCGCACGCCACGACGAGCTCGTCGTCGCCGCGGCGCGCGCGCTCGCCGACGAGGTGGAACTGCTCGTGCTCGCCCAGGCGTCGATGTCGCGGCTCGCCGAGCGCATCGAGCAGGAGACCGGGATGCCGGTGCTCGTGAGTCCACGGCTCGGCGTCGGCCAGCTCGCCGAGCGGGCGCACGAACTGGGTTCGTGA
- a CDS encoding HpcH/HpaI aldolase family protein: MNPPVNEFKRRLLAGERQVGIFATMADTSLVELLAARGFDWIVIDTEHAPTDPAGVLDRLRVLDAAHAEAIVRPTWNDPVLVKRLLDIGARTLLFPSIGTADAAALAVASTRYPPEGIRGVSGITRAAGYGRDRGYLRAAAAELCVIVQLETAEGLANLDAIAAVPGVDAVFIGPSDLAASMGHPGDAGHPDVQAAVDGAFARLAELGMPAGYLTLRLDEARERVRQGIAFAGVASDTSIVQLGVDALFAALELTPLESTPHSDRSRSTP, translated from the coding sequence GTGAACCCGCCCGTCAACGAGTTCAAGCGACGGCTGCTGGCCGGCGAGCGGCAGGTCGGCATCTTCGCGACCATGGCCGACACTTCGCTCGTCGAGCTGCTCGCCGCACGCGGGTTCGACTGGATCGTGATCGACACCGAGCACGCGCCGACCGATCCGGCCGGCGTGCTCGACCGGCTGCGGGTGCTCGACGCCGCGCACGCCGAGGCCATCGTGCGGCCGACCTGGAACGACCCGGTGCTCGTCAAGCGGCTGCTCGACATCGGCGCGCGCACGCTGCTGTTCCCCTCGATCGGCACGGCGGATGCCGCGGCGCTCGCCGTGGCATCCACGAGGTATCCGCCTGAGGGCATCCGCGGCGTCTCGGGCATCACCCGCGCGGCCGGCTACGGCCGCGACCGCGGCTACCTGCGGGCCGCGGCGGCCGAGCTGTGCGTCATCGTGCAGCTCGAGACCGCCGAGGGGCTGGCGAACCTCGACGCGATCGCCGCGGTGCCGGGCGTCGACGCCGTGTTCATCGGCCCGAGCGACCTCGCGGCCTCGATGGGGCACCCGGGCGACGCCGGCCATCCCGACGTGCAGGCCGCCGTCGACGGCGCGTTCGCCCGGCTCGCCGAGCTCGGCATGCCGGCCGGGTACCTGACCCTGCGGCTCGACGAGGCCCGCGAACGGGTGCGGCAGGGCATCGCGTTCGCCGGCGTCGCGAGCGACACGTCGATCGTGCAGCTCGGCGTCGACGCGTTGTTCGCGGCGCTCGAGCTCACGCCGCTCGAGTCCACGCCGCACTCCGACCGATCGAGGAGCACCCCATGA
- a CDS encoding Gfo/Idh/MocA family protein, which translates to MSGRVGVGVIGAGTISNQYLRNMTTFPDLEVVIVGDLFEDKAAEQAAAYGVPESGAPDAVLNHPDVDLVVNLTIPQAHAEVSSAALAAGKHVFSEKPFATSREAGRALLEQADAAGLRIGGAPDTFLGAGLQTARRIIERGDIGTPLTGLTLFEVPGPVDDHRNLEVLLSRGAGPLWDMGPYYLTALSQVFGSFASVVASARTARPQRTLLVGPKAGQVHDVQVPTHVSVLADFAGGAESVTTLSWDSPHRRVGHVEIVGTEATLVIPDPNEFDGTLRIKRKGDDDWIDVPATGAVGGRGLGPLDIARSIAAGVPHRASGLLAYHVLDVMASVSESLERRAWVDVASEVPATPAIPEDWDPYAATL; encoded by the coding sequence GTGAGCGGCCGCGTCGGCGTCGGCGTGATCGGCGCGGGCACGATCAGCAACCAGTACCTGCGCAATATGACGACCTTCCCCGACCTCGAGGTCGTCATCGTCGGCGACCTCTTCGAAGACAAGGCCGCCGAACAGGCCGCCGCCTACGGCGTGCCCGAGTCGGGCGCGCCCGATGCGGTGCTGAATCACCCCGACGTCGACCTCGTCGTCAACCTGACCATCCCGCAGGCGCACGCCGAGGTGTCGTCGGCCGCGCTCGCGGCGGGCAAGCACGTGTTCAGCGAGAAGCCGTTCGCGACCTCCCGCGAGGCGGGCCGGGCGCTGCTCGAGCAGGCGGACGCCGCGGGGCTGCGCATCGGCGGCGCCCCCGACACATTCCTCGGCGCCGGCCTGCAGACCGCCCGTCGCATCATCGAACGCGGCGACATCGGCACCCCGCTCACCGGACTCACCCTGTTCGAGGTGCCGGGCCCGGTCGACGACCACCGCAACCTGGAGGTGCTGCTCTCCCGCGGTGCGGGTCCGCTCTGGGACATGGGGCCCTACTACCTGACCGCGCTCAGCCAGGTGTTCGGGTCGTTCGCCTCGGTCGTCGCGTCGGCCCGCACCGCGCGCCCGCAGCGCACGCTGCTCGTGGGCCCGAAGGCGGGGCAGGTGCACGACGTGCAGGTTCCGACCCACGTGAGCGTCCTCGCCGACTTCGCCGGAGGCGCCGAGTCGGTGACCACGCTGAGCTGGGACTCGCCGCACCGCCGCGTCGGCCACGTCGAGATCGTGGGCACCGAGGCGACACTCGTCATTCCCGACCCCAACGAGTTCGACGGCACGCTGCGCATCAAGCGCAAGGGCGACGACGACTGGATCGACGTGCCGGCGACCGGCGCCGTGGGCGGCCGCGGCCTCGGGCCGCTCGACATCGCCCGCTCGATCGCGGCGGGTGTGCCGCACCGCGCATCGGGCCTGCTCGCCTATCACGTGCTCGACGTCATGGCCTCGGTGTCGGAGTCCCTCGAGCGTCGCGCCTGGGTGGATGTCGCGAGCGAGGTTCCCGCGACTCCCGCGATCCCCGAGGACTGGGACCCGTACGCCGCGACGCTGTAG
- a CDS encoding mandelate racemase/muconate lactonizing enzyme family protein, protein MRITGFEVFPFANPTPEIGGPIWMFVRLDTDAGISGYGEIFTSSLYSPPLTVARVIADFVEEFAIGEHPGRTERFAHRVYNSHYTRSGDLAKFAIASGVEIAMWDILGKALGCPVHELLGGRMRDAVRMYSYLSPPAGHDSDAFWTDDAAIAARCAELVDTGFTALKLDPFPLLTSDDDLAGQVVPVQPTEHQLAEAERIVAAVHAGVAGRASVIIGTHGQFTASGAVRVARRLERFDPLWFEEPVPPELPVEMAEVARRTGIPIAAGERLAGKAGFAALARLNAANIFNLDVTQVGGLLESKKIAALAEANGIQVTPHVFGGPLVAAASLQLALTLPNLLVMEGNGVYDGTYADLLVDPIDWRDGSLHPSDRPGMGHDLNEDYARAHAVADEAFQYRRPPRSYR, encoded by the coding sequence ATGCGCATCACCGGCTTCGAGGTGTTCCCGTTCGCCAACCCCACGCCCGAGATCGGCGGCCCGATCTGGATGTTCGTGCGGCTCGACACCGACGCCGGCATCTCGGGGTACGGCGAGATCTTCACCTCGTCGCTGTACTCGCCGCCGCTCACGGTCGCGCGGGTGATCGCCGACTTCGTCGAGGAGTTCGCGATCGGCGAGCACCCCGGCCGCACCGAGCGATTCGCGCACCGCGTCTACAACAGCCATTACACGCGCAGCGGCGACCTCGCGAAGTTCGCGATCGCGAGCGGCGTCGAGATCGCGATGTGGGACATCCTGGGCAAGGCGCTCGGATGCCCCGTGCACGAGCTGCTCGGCGGTCGGATGCGCGATGCGGTGCGCATGTACAGCTACCTCTCACCGCCCGCGGGGCACGACTCCGACGCGTTCTGGACCGACGATGCCGCCATCGCCGCGCGCTGCGCCGAACTCGTCGACACCGGGTTCACCGCGCTGAAGCTCGACCCGTTCCCGCTCCTCACGAGCGACGACGACCTCGCCGGCCAGGTCGTGCCCGTGCAGCCGACCGAGCACCAGCTGGCCGAGGCCGAGCGCATCGTCGCCGCCGTGCACGCCGGCGTGGCCGGGCGCGCCTCGGTCATCATCGGCACGCACGGGCAGTTCACCGCGTCGGGCGCTGTGCGCGTGGCCCGCCGGCTCGAGCGCTTCGACCCGCTCTGGTTCGAGGAGCCGGTGCCGCCCGAGCTGCCCGTCGAGATGGCCGAGGTCGCCCGACGCACGGGCATCCCGATCGCGGCCGGCGAACGCCTCGCCGGCAAGGCCGGTTTCGCGGCGCTCGCGCGCCTGAACGCGGCGAACATCTTCAACCTCGACGTGACGCAGGTCGGGGGTCTGCTCGAATCGAAGAAGATCGCCGCGCTCGCCGAGGCGAACGGCATCCAGGTGACGCCGCACGTGTTCGGCGGACCGCTCGTCGCGGCCGCATCGCTGCAGCTCGCCCTCACGCTGCCGAACCTGCTCGTCATGGAGGGCAACGGCGTCTACGACGGCACCTACGCCGACCTGCTCGTCGACCCGATCGACTGGCGAGACGGCTCGCTGCATCCCTCCGACCGCCCCGGCATGGGTCATGATCTGAACGAGGACTACGCGCGCGCACACGCGGTCGCCGACGAGGCGTTCCAGTACCGCCGGCCGCCGCGGTCGTACCGATGA
- a CDS encoding SMP-30/gluconolactonase/LRE family protein, whose translation MSDDWRPARRLPDPAVRVVDERFRPYVLGLAKVERIATGCRWAEGPVWFGDQRSLFWSDVPGDRILRWDEATGETTVFRTPSDYSNGNTRDTAGRLVTCEHGTRRVTRTEYDGTRTVLADSYDGHRLNSPNDVVVSSDGAVWFSDPAFGILGDYEGFRAESELPTHLYRVAPDGSLDAVADLAYPNGLAFSPDERTLYVVESRSRPRRRIVAFDVDLEAGRLSGQRVFVDAGDGIPDGLRLDEDGNLWCGWSGGEGLDGVRVFAPDGTLIGAIDLPERCANLAFGGRSLNRLFMTATSSVYALYVNTRGAR comes from the coding sequence ATGAGCGACGACTGGCGCCCGGCCCGGCGACTTCCCGACCCCGCCGTGCGCGTGGTCGACGAGCGGTTCCGCCCCTACGTGCTCGGGCTCGCGAAGGTCGAGCGCATCGCCACGGGCTGCCGCTGGGCCGAGGGCCCGGTGTGGTTCGGCGACCAGCGGAGCCTCTTCTGGAGCGATGTGCCGGGCGACCGGATCCTGCGCTGGGACGAGGCCACCGGCGAGACGACCGTGTTCCGCACGCCGTCGGACTACTCGAACGGCAACACCCGCGACACCGCCGGGCGGCTCGTGACCTGCGAGCACGGCACCCGCCGGGTCACGCGGACCGAGTACGACGGCACCCGCACCGTGCTCGCCGACAGCTACGACGGGCATCGGCTGAACTCGCCCAACGACGTCGTCGTGTCGAGCGACGGCGCGGTCTGGTTCAGCGACCCGGCGTTCGGGATCCTGGGCGACTACGAGGGGTTCCGGGCCGAATCCGAGCTGCCGACGCACCTCTACCGCGTCGCCCCCGACGGGTCGCTCGACGCCGTCGCCGACCTCGCGTACCCCAACGGGCTCGCGTTCTCGCCCGACGAACGCACCCTCTACGTCGTCGAGTCGAGGTCGCGGCCGCGGCGCCGCATCGTCGCGTTCGACGTCGACCTCGAGGCCGGGCGTCTGTCGGGTCAGCGGGTGTTCGTCGATGCCGGCGACGGCATCCCCGACGGTCTGCGCCTCGACGAGGACGGCAACCTGTGGTGCGGCTGGAGCGGCGGCGAGGGGCTCGACGGCGTGCGGGTCTTCGCACCCGACGGCACCCTCATCGGCGCGATCGACCTGCCCGAGCGGTGCGCGAACCTCGCGTTCGGCGGCCGCAGCCTCAACCGCCTGTTCATGACCGCGACCAGCTCGGTCTACGCCCTGTACGTCAACACCCGCGGCGCGCGCTGA
- a CDS encoding SDR family NAD(P)-dependent oxidoreductase translates to MSDGAMVPRNAGRVVLVTGAGAGIGRAIATAFLETGAIVGALDRAVADVPAGAEPIEADVTDDAGIEASVAAFGARHGRIDVLVSNAGVSYPATVTDGELADWTRVYDVNVLGMVRVTRAALPWLRRSEAASITLMGSCTVRTGLKRRVLYAGTKGAVEAMSRAMAADLVDEGIRVNCVAPGTVDTPLIGALIEAAPDPGAQRRAYDERQPTGVMVRPEEVARGVLYLSDADATSIVGSVLAIDGGLTSLKPLPR, encoded by the coding sequence ATGAGCGACGGAGCGATGGTGCCGCGCAACGCCGGCCGGGTCGTGCTCGTCACGGGGGCGGGCGCGGGCATCGGCCGGGCGATCGCGACGGCATTCCTCGAGACCGGGGCGATCGTCGGCGCGCTCGACCGCGCCGTCGCCGACGTGCCCGCCGGCGCCGAGCCGATCGAGGCGGATGTCACGGACGACGCCGGCATCGAGGCATCCGTTGCCGCCTTCGGCGCGCGCCACGGCCGCATCGACGTGCTCGTGAGCAACGCGGGCGTGAGCTACCCGGCGACCGTGACCGACGGCGAGCTCGCCGACTGGACACGGGTGTACGACGTCAACGTGCTGGGAATGGTGCGCGTCACGCGCGCCGCGCTGCCGTGGTTGCGCCGGTCGGAGGCCGCGAGCATCACGCTCATGGGGTCGTGCACCGTGCGCACCGGGCTCAAGCGGCGGGTGCTCTACGCCGGCACGAAGGGCGCCGTCGAGGCGATGTCGCGCGCGATGGCCGCCGACCTCGTCGACGAGGGCATCCGCGTGAACTGCGTGGCACCCGGCACCGTGGACACACCCCTCATCGGCGCGCTCATCGAGGCGGCTCCCGACCCGGGCGCACAGCGTCGCGCCTACGATGAGCGCCAGCCCACCGGTGTCATGGTGCGCCCCGAGGAGGTCGCGCGCGGGGTGCTCTACCTGTCGGACGCGGACGCCACCTCGATCGTGGGCAGCGTGCTCGCGATCGACGGCGGCCTCACGAGCCTGAAGCCGCTGCCGCGGTGA